Proteins from a single region of Pseudomonas sp. 10S4:
- a CDS encoding DUF4123 domain-containing protein: MSDALNNWLGEQARLNRVLILALDSLAEPNPVTSLYSAGLMQRSVQLYRGTQYAEFAPISPWLTELPSADAEAFRKLLDEPQRNWGWIGSMDKADLDSLTQHWRARMVIDEDGERSLFRFQDNRVIARCIANLSETERPVLLGPISSVLYWDEEQWKSADNAKPGMYPVPNPAPWLRIPNSPDRSRSILRENLKRWLLVYHVEAAAKLSETRNVREWLEEQMDLLDAWHWNTPEQREFMLSLRLDPKCADDVAWQPLPGETPEQHFARTQRVFDASVGKSERFCADPAGV, from the coding sequence ATGAGCGACGCCCTTAACAACTGGCTCGGCGAGCAAGCCCGGCTCAATCGCGTACTGATCCTGGCCCTCGACAGCCTCGCCGAGCCCAACCCGGTCACGTCGTTGTACAGCGCCGGCCTGATGCAGCGCTCGGTGCAACTCTATCGAGGCACCCAATACGCCGAGTTCGCCCCCATCAGCCCTTGGCTGACCGAACTGCCCAGCGCCGACGCCGAGGCCTTCCGTAAGTTGCTGGACGAGCCACAGCGCAACTGGGGCTGGATCGGCAGCATGGATAAGGCTGACCTCGACAGCCTGACCCAACACTGGCGAGCGCGGATGGTCATTGACGAAGACGGCGAGCGCTCGCTGTTCCGCTTCCAGGATAATCGCGTCATTGCCCGATGCATTGCCAACTTGAGCGAAACCGAACGGCCGGTCCTGTTAGGCCCGATCAGCAGCGTGCTGTATTGGGATGAGGAACAGTGGAAAAGTGCGGATAACGCCAAGCCTGGGATGTACCCGGTGCCGAATCCGGCGCCGTGGTTGCGCATTCCAAACTCTCCCGACCGCAGTCGCAGCATCCTGCGCGAAAACCTGAAACGCTGGCTGCTGGTGTATCACGTCGAAGCCGCCGCCAAACTTTCCGAAACCCGCAACGTTCGCGAATGGCTGGAAGAACAGATGGACCTGCTTGACGCCTGGCACTGGAACACGCCGGAACAACGTGAGTTCATGCTCAGCCTGCGACTTGACCCCAAATGCGCGGATGACGTCGCTTGGCAGCCATTGCCGGGTGAGACGCCAGAGCAGCATTTTGCGCGGACCCAGCGGGTGTTTGATGCGAGTGTGGGTAAGTCTGAGCGTTTTTGCGCGGACCCAGCGGGTGTTTGA